One Pseudoalteromonas rubra genomic window, CTTTTTGCCAGTAGATCGTCATCTTCCACCAGAAGCACGTTAATGTTCATAGCACCGTAACTTTATCAATAAATCACTTATATATTAGCACTGAGAAAACTGAGCTGAGAAGGGTAAGTTGATTATTTTCAAATAAAAAACAATGCAAATAAAACTTTAGTATGAACCTGAGAAGTGAATAAAAATGTACTAATTCTGAAATATCATACAGTTGAATGGCTTTTTCAAAAAAAGGCAGCACCTAAGTGCTGCCCATGATTTTATTTACCGTATAGGTGTTGCCACCATTGAGGTTGATCTTTCAGGTGTTTGTCAAAGTAGGCGAGCATAGTGTCCCACCACTGAAAACGTCGGTCGCGAGCAAATATCTGATGGTCCGCGCCCTTAATTTCAATCAGTTCAACATCCTGGCCGAGTAGTTTCAGTGCGGTATACATAGTGTGACTTTCCCCGACAGGTACATTGACATCGGCATCACCGTGTAACAGCAGCAGTGGAGTTGTTACTTTATCGGCATTAAAGACTGGGCTGTGCTGCGAGTATAATTTGGCATTATTCCAGGGGAAGCTGTGCTTTGACGCTTCACCCGAATAGAGGTAACCCCACCATCCTTGCCCCCAGTATGACGTAATATTAGAGATACCCGCATGAGAAATCGATGCACTGAACATATCAGTTTTCGTGGTCAGTAACATGGTCATGAAGCCGCCATAAGAAGCGCCCAGGTTACCCAAACGATTTTTATCAACATAGGGATATTCAGTCAGGAATGCTTTGGTGCCTCTGATAATGTCATCGGCAGTTTGCTCACCCCAGGCATTGACATGCTGAGCTGAGAAGCGTTGGCCAAAACCAGTCGCCCCTGTTGGTTGCAAGACATAAACCACATAGCCGTTTGCAGCCCACAGATTAAATGGGTAACGCCCTGTAAAAGCTCTGGAGACCGGTGAAGTGCCGCCATAATAGTAGATTAAGGCTGGATACTGTTTGGATTTATCCAGGTTGTGAGGCAGGTATACCCGGCCTTTGATTTCTGTGCCCTGACTATTGGTGAAGTTAAACTCTTCCAGTTTAGCAATCTCGCTGTTGCTATAAGCAAGTGGCGCAGAGTCCCACAAAGTGCGAGCGCGATTCTTATAGATGTTAACCTGTTTGAGTTGTTGTGGTGCTGAAGCTTGTGTACCGGCGACGAGTAATGCTGGTTTACGGTTATCAGCAATACTGAAGCGCTCAACCACGTCTAAGCCAGTTTTTAAACGTGTGTAGCGATCTTTGCTGACATCGTAGAGATACAGTTGCTGACGATCTTCATCTGTCACCTTCGCAATGACATCGCCGTTACTGAGTACGTTTATACTGCCGATCGCGGGGTTAAAGGCTTTACTTAGCGCTTTTGCCTGGGCGCCTTGCTGATCTAACCAGTACAACTGGCCATCGTAGTTATTGGTGAGCTGATCTTTTTCAACCGCTCTGCCGAGGCCATTTTTGAAATCTGGACCAGCCACAGCATAGATCCCCTTGGCTCCATATTTGGCTTCATTGAATGTGCGGTACTGACCCAGCACAGTTTCAGTGCCCTGTGTCAGGTTGAATTCAACCAGCTCGGTTAACATATGGGGTGGTGCGGCATAATCCTGTACTGCACGGCTGGTAAGAATACGATTGCTTTTGGCATTGTAGTCTTCAAGCGTATGGCTTTGTTTGCCTTCAGTGAGTGCCTGGATCATACCGCTTTTAATATCCAGCAAATAGATTTGTGTATTGGTACGTGCATAGGACCAGCGATCTTCCAGGCCCTGATAATGCTTCACCAAAGATGTGTCTTTAGCAGGCGATTTAGACCAGCTAAATATCAGGCTGGTATCATTAAAATAGGCAAACTCACTAGCGCCTTTAAGATCTTCTGCGATCACCTGGGATGTCAGGGTCGCGAGATCCAGCGTTTTCAGCTGGCCGTGCTGGCTGTAAACCAGCTGCTCGCCATCCTGACGCCAGGCCAAAGAACTGGCGTTAACCCCTTCAAGCGTGAAAATGACTTTATCATCGTCATTGAATACCGTGGTTAGAGTCAGCGCCTGATTACCGCGATTCGCCTGATAATGCTTTTGTGTCGTGACATAATGCTCAGCATCCGGTGAGACGGAAACGGCACTGACGACAGGGGCATCGAATAACTGTTTGGCAGACAGCGCTTTGGTTGTTTTGTCAGTAAACAACAGGCGATCGTGGTCTGTTTTGCCATTGAATGCCACAGAGACTTTTTTCCAGTCAGCGACTTGTTCAGCAACAATGATGACCTGATGATCGCCGGTGGGTAAATTGAGTGTTGAGGACATCTTGTCAGAATGGCGTTCACCATTGACGAAAATATGTGCCTTCTCTATGCCGTCCAGCACCAGTTCACCCTGCACGAAACGGTTGACTGAAAACTCCATTTTCATTGCCTGCAGTCCGCCCATAGTCAGTGCATTTAACTGAGACAGTGGCTGCCACTTGGCGTCAACACCCAGCATAGACACGGTTTTCTCTGAACCCGACAAGCTCGGGACCAGGTTAGCGATTATAGTTTGTTGATGTGCCGTATTATAGGGCTTAATTGTGCTGGCCTGACCCAGAGGGCCAATAAATTGAATATCCTGCTTGTTGATTGGAGCAGCACTGAGTGACGTACTCAATGCAGACAACAGCAGCACAGCGACCGATTTTAACTTCATAGTTTGCGCCTATTGTGGGTAAATTAGACGTATACTATAACATATACTGTATGCTTCTCATCCACACCTGAGACTAACTCACAACCTCTTTATGGGTTTGAATTTATCATTCTCTGCCATGAGTGGATCCAGCGAATAAACTCGGGTAAGGCTTTAGGCCGACTGATCAGATAGCCTTGCATCAGCAAGCTGTATTTATATTTCTCCAGATATTGTAATTCTTCAATGCGCTCGATGCCTTCAGCAACAATGTCCATTTGTTGATTTTGTGCAATATCAATCAGGCTGTCGACCAGTACCTGGGAGAAACGGTCACATTCTATATAGGTGATGAGCGAGCGGTCCAGTTTGATTTCAGTAAAAGGCAAGCTTTTTAGCTGCTGCAGGTTAGTAAACCCGGTTCCAAAGTCATCCAGTGAGAGGTCGAAGCCTCTTAACCTTAACCTGTTGATGGTTTCCAGTTGCAAGCTGCTGACAATGGGCTGGTTTTCGGTGATCTCTATGATCACTTCTTTGGGTTCCAGGCGGTTGAGTTCGAGGATCAGAGCCAGCTTGTCCGGACAGCCACTGTCATTGAGTTGCACAGGCGACAAGTTAAAAGCGAGTTTAAAGGGGTAATTGAGTTCGGCCCTGAGTTTTTGGAACTCTTTAGTGGCTTTTTCAAACAGCTGAAAAGTCACCAGGTTAATCAAGTCCAGATCCTGAGCCACCCCGATAAATCGATGGGGGAGAAGGGTTTCTCCATATTGCTGAGAAACAATGCGCGCTAACACTTCGACACTTTTGATCTTCTTGCTGCCACGATGGACTTTGGGCTGATAAAAGGGCGTGATTTCGTTATTACTGATCGCATACAGCAGTTGATCTTCTGTGACACAAGACTCTTCTGACTCATCGTTACCAATAAAACTATCCAGCTTCTTAAGCAGTCTGTCTACGTCATTGAGTTGTACAGGTTTAGAGATATTGCCTATCAAGTGGGTATTATGTTGTCTTGCCAGGTTTGCAGCCAAATCCATAACCCGGGTTTCCATCTCTGAGATAATGACAATCCCGCCGGGGTATCTCAGCTCACCGAGCTTGCGGATCAGTTCCATACCATCCATGTCAGGCATGTTGAGATCGGTAAAAACCGCATCGTAGTGCAAAGGGGTTTGCCGAACCAGCTCCAGCGCTTGGGCTGCACTGTCTACGGTGGTCACATAGTCTACTTCCAACTCAGCCAGTATGGCTTTCATGACTACCAAAATCGCCTGTGAATCGTCAACGACAAGAATGTGTTTAGCCTGATGTTGCATGACGCTATCCTTAGTTTGGAACCTAATTGTCAGTTTAGTACATGGGATATAGAACGCACATGACAGAGGTGTGGCTTGGAAAAAATAATTGGGTGCTGGAGGCCTGCGTACGCTCACTGGGCTAGGTACTTGTTGATAAAAAATGCGTATAATGGGCGCACTTTATGTTTTAACGACGAGTCAATATGACCCGCATTGAGTTTCCCTTAGCAGGCTATCAGATGTCTGTACTAGTGAATCGCCAGGAGATCCTTCAGGTATATCAGGATCAGCAGCGACTGGCACATGAATCCATCGACGCACAATTGGTCCAGGTCAATGTTGCTGGACACACACTTCAACTGGATCGCAGCCGACTAGCTGAGGGGATGCTGGCGGTGGCAGTCAACAACGAACCCTGGCAGTGGCTCGAGGTGCCAATCCAACATAATGACAATAAAGGAAGCTGGCTTGGGCTGGCGGCTTTGGGGTTTAAGTTGCTAAAAAGTGCCAATGTAGTTAAAGCAGCACTGGCAGGGGCCTCATTGGCTGGGTATGCTTGGCTGTTTTCCTGGCAGTTTGCGGTGATGTTATTAGCGTGTTTGGTGATCCATGAGTACGGTCATATTCGGGCTATGCGCTACTTTGGATTGAAAACCAAAGGGATTTATCTTATCCCGTTTGTAGGGGGGTTGGCTGTTAGTGAAGACAAACTGACTACCCGTTGGCAAAATGTCATTATCTCCTTGATGGGGCCCGCTTTTGGCTTACTTGCCTCACTGGTAGCAGTGGTTCTGTATTATGTGACTGAGCTGGAGATATTCGCTGGCGTGGCGGTGCTGAGTGCATTGCTTAACCTCTTTAATATGTTGCCCATTTTACCGCTCGATGGGGGACATGTACTGAAGAGTATCAGCTTTTCTATGCGCTCCTGGGTTGGCCTGCTGATCTGTCTGGCTGGGATTTTGCTGGGGGTGGTGATCAGCTATACCTTTGGTTTGATGCTACTGGTGTTTTTTCTGCTGATAGGCACACTCGATATTTTACTGGAGTGGCGGGGCCGCCATCAGGCTCATCTCATCCCGCTAGATCACTATGGCCAGATCGTCTCAACGGCGCTGTATGTTGTTGTCTGCGTCGGCTTAATTGGCGTGATGTGGCACTTTGCTGACGCGGATAGTGTATTGCTGAGTCTGCCTATTAAAGTACTGTCCAATTAATCTTTAGCCGGTCAGACTGCTGACCGGCAAGCATGACGGGCTAGGCCAGGGTCAGTATAAGTGCAATCACCACGCCACTGACCAGCAATTGAATCAAACAAAACCCCATAATATCTTTGGCTTTTAAGCCTGCAATGGCCAGTACCGGCAGCGCCCAGAAGGGCTGAATCAGGTTGGTCCAGGCATCGCCCCAGGCAACGGCCATAGCAACACGAGCAATGTCGGTCCCAAGCGCTTGTGCAGCCGGGATCACAATAGGCGCCTGCACAGCCCATTGCCCACCTCCTGAAGGAACAAAAATGTTTACCAGTCCGGCACTGAGAAAGCTCCATAAGGGCAGTGTTGTGCTGGTACTGATCTCGACAAAGCCACCAGAGATCTGCTGTGCGAGCCCGGTTTTGACCATAACAGCCATGATCCCTGCATAGAAAGGAAACTGGATCACAATACCCGCACCTCCCCTAATCGCCTCTTGTAAGCTGTTTAGCAGGTTAGCTGGGGTGCGATGTAACAAGATGGCCAGAAACAGGAATAATGCAATGACACTATTGAGGTTGAGCGTACCACCGGCGGCCAAAAAATAATAAAACAGATAGCCACACCCGAGTAGGCCTATTGTCGTGCCAATCATAGCGCTGTGTTCAAGGCGCTCTGCCGGAGTCAGTGAGGCGGGTGGGTTAGGTGGTTCCGGTTGTGTCAGTTTGCTGGGGTCCACCACGACCTGCGACTGAGCCGGCGGGAGCATAAAGCGATTAAGCAGGGGCATGATCACCAATAATCCCCCCAAAATAAGCAGGTTGAATGGGGCGAACAGCGTTTGGCTGGTGCCCAGAACGCCTATCTGAGCTTCGGCAAAATGGCCCGGTGTGGCAATGGTGAGTGGTACTGAACCGGCCAGTCCGCCATGCCAGACGATAAATCCGGAGTAGGCACTGGCCACCAATAAGCGATAATCTACAGCAATCTGGCGAGCAAGCGCTTTAGCAAATAAGGCGCCTACCACCAGGCCAAAACCCCAGTTTAACCAGCTTGCCAGCATCGCAACCAGGGTGACCAGCATAATGGCCTGTGCAGGCGTGCGTGCGAACGTGGCCAGTTTATTGAGCGCTATAATACAGGGGCGTGTGCTGGCTAACATATATCCGCATACTAAAATGAGCAGCATCTGCATGGCAAATTGCAGCAGGTTCCAAAATCCTTGCCCCCAGATCGTGATGGCCTCCAGTGGGGTCGCAGGTGTAAATATGCTGGCAAGGCCGAGCACCAGCAGGGTCAAAAGGCAAACAAAAATATAGGGGTCGGGTAAATATCGTTCAACCAGTCGACTGAGTGGCTGCGTGATACGGTTTAGCATGACAGGTTCCCATTGAGTGTGCGCAACAAACAGCGTTCCTATAAAAAGTGACTTAATTCACTAAAATTTAGTCAATTAAGCTATGCTAATAGCTGTGAGCGTCGCATTATTTTTTTATTTTATTGATTTATAAGTGTTTATAATTTTGGCACAAAACATGTAACAGTTAAATCATACGATTGAATTGTCTGCGCGTCACCATACAAATGCGCAGTTAAAACTAAAAAAGAGAGGTCTTTATGGCAGGACAGGGTTCAGGAGGCAATGTAATTGCCGCAATATGTAATGTCTTTTTTCCAGGTTTAGGACAATTAGTGCAGGGACGTTTACTTGCTGCACTTATCTTCGCAGTCGTCTGTGTTGGTGGATATGCACTATGGTGGCTGGTAGTGCCTGCAGTAGTGGCTGCCATTTTCCATTTGTGGTCGATCATTGATGCGGCTAAGTACCGCTCATCAGATTGATAAAACAGCCAGCCACAGGCTGAGTGAGATGACACTGAGTAGGGTCGATAGTACAACACCGCCAGCACTGACTGCTTGTTGAACGGATAGCTGGCGGGCAACCAGGTACGCGTTGACACCCAGTGGCGCGGCACTCATCAGCGTGACTACCTGGCGCTGTGTTGGCTCAAGTGCCAGTAGTGTTGCTGTCAGATAAACACACAGAGGCAGTATCAGCAGTTTGACGATGCTGACCATGAGTGCCGGATACCACACCGAGCGAAACCCGTACTGGACCAGACTGGCACCCAGCACAAACAGTGCACCTGCAATGGCTGGTTGGGCAAACCAGTCCATGCCTGACAGAAGCAAAGTCGGGATAGTCACTGGCAGCAAATTGGCGAGCAGTCCGAGGCTGATACTCAGTACAACAGGGTTCAAAAATAGTGGCTTGAGCCAGTCAATGCCGCCTTTCTCTTTTCCGGCCAAAATGAAAGTAAGAGAAAATAATACGGCACTGTGCAGTGGGATGATCATAAATACCATGGCCGCAGCCTGTTCACCCAGTGCTGCCAGAATAACAGGCAGACCGACAACCACCGTATTCGAGTAGGTACCGTTTAACGCGCTTAATGCGGCTTCTTCGGTCGCGAGGTTAAAACGTCGCCGCATCACGAGTAGCACCAAGCAGTACAGTGCAATGACGGGCAGGTAAAACGCCAGCAGTAACTTTGCAGAGGCAACCTGTGACAGGTCGGCGCGATACATACTTAAAAATAGCAGCATAGGGATGGCGAGATTAAATACATAGACGCGGATCCCATCCAATTGTGCAGCCGAGATAAATCGGATCCGCGCCGCCACAAACCCACAGGTGACGACGAAAATCAATGGAAACAGGATATCAATGAAAGTCACAGCGTACTCGTTGGTTGTGAAGGGCGTTATTGGTAATGCAGGGCGATATTATACGGGTTTATCGGCACTAAACAATGCAGCGTTGTGTGGTTCAGGTATACTAATAGTGTTGTATTAAATAACCTTGAAGTGACTATGGAGTATCAGTTTATTCGCGATCCGATAGCCGGATTTCGTGTCAAAATGTCAGCGGAACATGAGCTGGTAGGACGCTGGTTAAATGATGAACTTGCACACGACGCATTACCGGTCTTGCTGGCTCGCCTGAAAGAAATCAAAGCAACCCGGGATGAGTTTTGCCTGGAAGGACGCGAGGTGCGCCTGATAGTCTCCCATCAGGAAGCGCTGTTTGAAGCCCATGACTTATATCACGAGCAAACCGATGCTTTGTCTGCATTCAGCGATGATGCGCTCGCTTTGGAAGAGCATGGCCTGAGCGCAGGGTGTGGCTTCGAAGATTTCGAAGCCCTGTTACTGGATTGGCAGGATTTTATTCGCCGCCGCCGTTAGCCTGTGGCTTATTGAGGCGGCGCACCATATAGTTGCTCCGCCCGATTAAATAATACCCAGGATGTGAGAATATACTTGTCGTTAGAGCGTGGCATATTGCCCCGGTGCGTATGTGTAAAGTAGGCTGGCGCAATCACCATTGAGCCCTGTTTTGGCTTGATGCATTTGTCCTGATAATGGAACTCGGTTTCTCCGCCTTCTTCCACGTCATTGAGATAAAACATAAATAGCAGCACCCGGTGCAGAGCTTCGTTGTGCTGTAATTGCGGGTAAACTTCGCTGTGCCAGTAGGGATAACCGCCTTCATTCGTCGGGTAGCGTTGTGCCTGGATAGAGCCCAAACGAAATAGTTGTTGAGTTAGTATGGGGAGCTGAGGTTTACCTACTTCCTCAAAGTTATCAACGGTTAAATTGACAGGCTGGCCAGTCTTTGGATGAAATACACTGAGCCCGAAGGCGCCAATCATCATGAAAAAGTGCTCTTCAATATAATCGAACAGGTATTTCGACGTGGTTTGTTGAATATGTGTTAATTGCTGAGCATAATCCGGGTATTGATTTAAATACAGATCCTGACTGATTTTCTTACTGAGATCGACGCCACCTGAGGTGGTCCCTTGCGCCAGATGAGGGCTGTTATCAAAGGTCTGAATAAACTGCTGGCAAAACTCAGGACTCAGTGCATTCTCATAAATGCGAATAAAATCAGTCATGTTGATATCCAAAATTGGTTAGAATTATTATGCTGTCAGAAACTATTATGCCGCGTTTCAGTGAAACGGATGTCCTCGGACACATCAACAATACCGCACTCCCGGTATGGTTTGAAGCGGCGCGCACGCCTATTTTCAAAATTTTTACACCCGATCTTAATCCACATCAATGGAAGCTAATTGTTGCTAAGGTAGAAGTAACCTTTAAAGGCGAGCTATTTTATGGTCAGCCTGTCGAAGTCAAAACGGCGATTGAAAAGGTTGGTAATAGCTCCTTTGTGATCCTTCAGCAGGCCTGGCAGCATGACGAATGTTGTGCCGAAGGGCGCACTGTGATGGTGCGTTATGACTTTGCAGGTAAAACATCTCAGTCACTTAGTGACGAAGAGCAGGCTGCGCTAAGCGAGTATGCGTTATAGCGCGCCCGGTTGGCTATTCGCTTAGCGGCTTCGGAACTGATGCCCGATGGCCGCTGAAATGCAGGGTTTAACAGCAAATTCATAACGGGCAGGATCGCCCTCAAGTTTAGTAATTTCCAGCAGCTCGTAGTCGTTTAACTCGATGATCCGCGTACCTGGTGTAATTTCACACCGGGAACGGCTGTCCGATTCATACTCGTAGATAAAGTAAGTCAGTGCGTTTTGCAGATGGCGTTCATACTTGTCTGCATTCTGCTCAAATGCTGACAACTGGACTTTGAGTTCGTTCAGCTCTGCCTGTTGCTCCGCCAGTTTCGCTTGTTCTGTGTCATTGACTGCTGAGCCTGCTACGGCGTCAATTTCGGTGTATTTATGCGCATTGTCAGCGTCATCTTGCATCGCAATATTGAGCTGGATTGACTGACCGGTAAAGCCTTCTACGATATGGCGTAAAAAGCTATTCACGCCACGGGACATACCCGTTGAAGAAATAAACACCGCCATTTGGTAGAGTAAAAATAATCCAAAGAAAAAGCGCACGAGTCCGGTGGTGACAGGGTACTGATAGTCTGGGCTATGCCACCATTTATGGAGCCCAAACGGGCGCAGTAACATAAGTACAAATAAATAAACAGGTTGAATGAGTTGCAGTAGGATCAACAATAAAATGCTGGTGGTTACGAACCAGGTCGGGACGGACAACAGCATGCTAAAGTTGTGCGAGTAGGGTAGGTGATCCGCATTCACACCGGTGATGTCATTCACCATCCCTGCCGCCTGAGCCAGTGCATAGTTGGCAATAAACGCGTAGAACAGCAAAATTACGGCTTTGCCTGGCAGGCTTTCCCATAAGTGGATAAACCTGGGCCAGAACTCTCTGGTCATGGCTACCAGTGCTAGGACTGATGCGCCCAGATAAAGCGAACTGTCTTCGGGTAGTTCATTGAAGATGGCAAGCAAACACAGCACGGTTGCTGAAAAGTAACAGCGTTGTGCCACATTCAAGGTGTGCCAGAATACCAGCCATTTTTTTTGCAGTGCCGAAAAAGGGCCTATAACAGGTTGTATTGCGCTGGGAAGTGCCAGTTTCATTGTTGTTATTCCATTCCCTGACCGTGAAAGTGAGTAGGGAGCGTGGCTCCCCTTACTCGCTCCGTTATAGCATAGGCTTGAGATATCGACCAGTGTGAGAGGCTGCACAGTCAGCAACCTTTTCCGGGGTACCAGCAACCAGGATCTGACCACCGCCAGCGCCGCCTTCCGGGCCAAGATCGACGATCCAGTCGGCAGTTTTAATGACATCCAGGTTGTGTTCTATTACCACCACAGTATTACCATGGTCACGTAAACGGTGCAGTACGACCAGCAGCTGCTGAATATCATGGAAGTGCAGACCTGTGGTCGGTTCGTCAAGGATATAAAGGGTTTTACCTGTATCTCGCTTGGACAGCTCACGGGCAAGCTTGACCCGTTGTGCCTCACCGCCAGAAAGCGTGGTTGCTGCCTGGCCGAGTCGAATGTAGGACAGCCCCACATCCATCAATGTTTGTAATTTACGTTTGATGGCCGGGATCTTATCAAAGAACTCACGGGCATCTTCTACTGTCATTTCCAGCACTTCATGGATGTTCTTGCCTTTATACAGGACCTCTAAGGTTTCCCGGTTGTAGCGTTTGCCTGTACAGACATCACAGGGCACATAGACATCGGGTAAAAAGTGCATCTCGACTTTGATCACTCCGTCACCCTGGCAAGCTTCACAGCGACCCCCCTTTACATTGAAACTAAAGCGGCCAACTTTGTAACCCCGAGAGCGCGCTTCCTGAGTGCCTGCGAATAACTCCCGGATCGCCGTAAAGATCCCGGTGTAGGTGGCCGGATTGGAGCGTGGTGTGCGTCCGATCGGGCTTTGATCTATGTCGATCACCTTGTCGAAATGCTCCAGGCCTTCAATGGACTGGTAAGGCGAGGGTTCAGCAACCGTTGCCCCGTTAAGTTCTCTGTGTGCCAGTTTGAACAGGGTATCGTTGATCAGGGTGGACTTGCCAGAGCCTGATACGCCGGTAACACAGGTCATCAGGCCAAATGGGATCCTGAGATTCACGTTTTTTAGGTTATTCCCGCTGGCACCATTAAGTGCCAGCCATTGCTCACCAGTCTGATGGCGTTCAGCTGGCACGGCAATAGCTTGCTGACCACTGAGATACTGGCCAGTTAGTGATTTCGG contains:
- a CDS encoding alpha/beta hydrolase family protein; the encoded protein is MKLKSVAVLLLSALSTSLSAAPINKQDIQFIGPLGQASTIKPYNTAHQQTIIANLVPSLSGSEKTVSMLGVDAKWQPLSQLNALTMGGLQAMKMEFSVNRFVQGELVLDGIEKAHIFVNGERHSDKMSSTLNLPTGDHQVIIVAEQVADWKKVSVAFNGKTDHDRLLFTDKTTKALSAKQLFDAPVVSAVSVSPDAEHYVTTQKHYQANRGNQALTLTTVFNDDDKVIFTLEGVNASSLAWRQDGEQLVYSQHGQLKTLDLATLTSQVIAEDLKGASEFAYFNDTSLIFSWSKSPAKDTSLVKHYQGLEDRWSYARTNTQIYLLDIKSGMIQALTEGKQSHTLEDYNAKSNRILTSRAVQDYAAPPHMLTELVEFNLTQGTETVLGQYRTFNEAKYGAKGIYAVAGPDFKNGLGRAVEKDQLTNNYDGQLYWLDQQGAQAKALSKAFNPAIGSINVLSNGDVIAKVTDEDRQQLYLYDVSKDRYTRLKTGLDVVERFSIADNRKPALLVAGTQASAPQQLKQVNIYKNRARTLWDSAPLAYSNSEIAKLEEFNFTNSQGTEIKGRVYLPHNLDKSKQYPALIYYYGGTSPVSRAFTGRYPFNLWAANGYVVYVLQPTGATGFGQRFSAQHVNAWGEQTADDIIRGTKAFLTEYPYVDKNRLGNLGASYGGFMTMLLTTKTDMFSASISHAGISNITSYWGQGWWGYLYSGEASKHSFPWNNAKLYSQHSPVFNADKVTTPLLLLHGDADVNVPVGESHTMYTALKLLGQDVELIEIKGADHQIFARDRRFQWWDTMLAYFDKHLKDQPQWWQHLYGK
- a CDS encoding EAL domain-containing response regulator, which codes for MQHQAKHILVVDDSQAILVVMKAILAELEVDYVTTVDSAAQALELVRQTPLHYDAVFTDLNMPDMDGMELIRKLGELRYPGGIVIISEMETRVMDLAANLARQHNTHLIGNISKPVQLNDVDRLLKKLDSFIGNDESEESCVTEDQLLYAISNNEITPFYQPKVHRGSKKIKSVEVLARIVSQQYGETLLPHRFIGVAQDLDLINLVTFQLFEKATKEFQKLRAELNYPFKLAFNLSPVQLNDSGCPDKLALILELNRLEPKEVIIEITENQPIVSSLQLETINRLRLRGFDLSLDDFGTGFTNLQQLKSLPFTEIKLDRSLITYIECDRFSQVLVDSLIDIAQNQQMDIVAEGIERIEELQYLEKYKYSLLMQGYLISRPKALPEFIRWIHSWQRMINSNP
- a CDS encoding site-2 protease family protein — protein: MTRIEFPLAGYQMSVLVNRQEILQVYQDQQRLAHESIDAQLVQVNVAGHTLQLDRSRLAEGMLAVAVNNEPWQWLEVPIQHNDNKGSWLGLAALGFKLLKSANVVKAALAGASLAGYAWLFSWQFAVMLLACLVIHEYGHIRAMRYFGLKTKGIYLIPFVGGLAVSEDKLTTRWQNVIISLMGPAFGLLASLVAVVLYYVTELEIFAGVAVLSALLNLFNMLPILPLDGGHVLKSISFSMRSWVGLLICLAGILLGVVISYTFGLMLLVFFLLIGTLDILLEWRGRHQAHLIPLDHYGQIVSTALYVVVCVGLIGVMWHFADADSVLLSLPIKVLSN
- a CDS encoding short-chain fatty acid transporter, producing MLNRITQPLSRLVERYLPDPYIFVCLLTLLVLGLASIFTPATPLEAITIWGQGFWNLLQFAMQMLLILVCGYMLASTRPCIIALNKLATFARTPAQAIMLVTLVAMLASWLNWGFGLVVGALFAKALARQIAVDYRLLVASAYSGFIVWHGGLAGSVPLTIATPGHFAEAQIGVLGTSQTLFAPFNLLILGGLLVIMPLLNRFMLPPAQSQVVVDPSKLTQPEPPNPPASLTPAERLEHSAMIGTTIGLLGCGYLFYYFLAAGGTLNLNSVIALFLFLAILLHRTPANLLNSLQEAIRGGAGIVIQFPFYAGIMAVMVKTGLAQQISGGFVEISTSTTLPLWSFLSAGLVNIFVPSGGGQWAVQAPIVIPAAQALGTDIARVAMAVAWGDAWTNLIQPFWALPVLAIAGLKAKDIMGFCLIQLLVSGVVIALILTLA
- a CDS encoding AEC family transporter, with the protein product MTFIDILFPLIFVVTCGFVAARIRFISAAQLDGIRVYVFNLAIPMLLFLSMYRADLSQVASAKLLLAFYLPVIALYCLVLLVMRRRFNLATEEAALSALNGTYSNTVVVGLPVILAALGEQAAAMVFMIIPLHSAVLFSLTFILAGKEKGGIDWLKPLFLNPVVLSISLGLLANLLPVTIPTLLLSGMDWFAQPAIAGALFVLGASLVQYGFRSVWYPALMVSIVKLLILPLCVYLTATLLALEPTQRQVVTLMSAAPLGVNAYLVARQLSVQQAVSAGGVVLSTLLSVISLSLWLAVLSI
- a CDS encoding YacL family protein, with the protein product MEYQFIRDPIAGFRVKMSAEHELVGRWLNDELAHDALPVLLARLKEIKATRDEFCLEGREVRLIVSHQEALFEAHDLYHEQTDALSAFSDDALALEEHGLSAGCGFEDFEALLLDWQDFIRRRR
- a CDS encoding 2OG-Fe(II) oxygenase — encoded protein: MTDFIRIYENALSPEFCQQFIQTFDNSPHLAQGTTSGGVDLSKKISQDLYLNQYPDYAQQLTHIQQTTSKYLFDYIEEHFFMMIGAFGLSVFHPKTGQPVNLTVDNFEEVGKPQLPILTQQLFRLGSIQAQRYPTNEGGYPYWHSEVYPQLQHNEALHRVLLFMFYLNDVEEGGETEFHYQDKCIKPKQGSMVIAPAYFTHTHRGNMPRSNDKYILTSWVLFNRAEQLYGAPPQ
- a CDS encoding acyl-CoA thioesterase: MLSETIMPRFSETDVLGHINNTALPVWFEAARTPIFKIFTPDLNPHQWKLIVAKVEVTFKGELFYGQPVEVKTAIEKVGNSSFVILQQAWQHDECCAEGRTVMVRYDFAGKTSQSLSDEEQAALSEYAL